A portion of the Nitrospira sp. genome contains these proteins:
- a CDS encoding type II toxin-antitoxin system prevent-host-death family antitoxin — protein sequence MSKLTFRNSYGQLVDISTVAATKVKNEFGAILEKTMHSGAVAITRHDTPKAVLLSFAEFESLIKERCRSLDDLNAEFDGLLARMQTSKARKGVEAAFNASPAELGHAAVKAAKKRRIPPRKRARRVPAAARA from the coding sequence ATGTCTAAGCTCACGTTTAGAAACAGCTATGGCCAGCTTGTGGACATCTCCACCGTGGCTGCCACGAAAGTCAAGAACGAGTTCGGGGCCATCCTGGAGAAAACTATGCACAGTGGCGCGGTCGCTATTACCCGTCACGACACGCCCAAGGCCGTGCTTCTCTCGTTCGCCGAGTTCGAATCGCTCATCAAAGAACGCTGCCGCTCACTCGACGATCTGAACGCAGAGTTCGACGGATTGCTGGCCCGCATGCAGACATCAAAAGCGAGAAAGGGCGTGGAGGCCGCCTTCAACGCCTCTCCTGCAGAACTGGGGCACGCCGCGGTCAAGGCCGCCAAAAAGCGCCGTATACCGCCGCGCAAACGAGCGCGGCGGGTTCCTGCCGCCGCGCGGGCATGA
- a CDS encoding zeta toxin family protein, which translates to MSAPKGPSIHVLAGVNGAGKSSIGGAAIRQHGGEYFNPDEAARALREKDPTLTQADANSAAWRQGVRLLKRAIEEYLDFTFETTLGGSTITTLLMQAAERGIEVHVWYVGLSSPELHIKRVQTRVSQGGHDIPEHDIHRRYEHSRLNLITLLPHLTSLHVYDNSGDADPATGQTPKPTPVLHMKHGRIFGPPDLTSTPNWAKPIVAAALKLDQF; encoded by the coding sequence ATGAGTGCCCCCAAGGGGCCAAGCATTCATGTACTGGCCGGCGTCAATGGCGCGGGGAAGAGCAGCATCGGCGGAGCGGCCATCCGTCAACACGGAGGCGAGTATTTCAATCCGGATGAAGCGGCTCGCGCCCTCAGGGAGAAAGATCCTACCCTGACTCAAGCCGACGCCAACAGCGCAGCCTGGCGCCAGGGCGTGAGACTGCTCAAGCGGGCGATCGAAGAATACCTTGATTTCACATTCGAGACCACCCTCGGCGGGAGCACCATCACGACCCTCCTCATGCAAGCCGCCGAACGAGGCATCGAGGTGCACGTCTGGTATGTGGGTCTGTCCAGCCCGGAATTACACATCAAGCGTGTGCAGACCCGGGTCAGCCAAGGCGGGCACGACATCCCTGAGCACGACATTCATCGGCGCTACGAACATAGCCGTCTCAACCTCATTACACTGCTTCCCCACCTCACAAGCCTGCACGTATACGACAACAGCGGGGACGCGGACCCCGCGACCGGCCAAACCCCAAAGCCGACGCCGGTGCTGCACATGAAGCATGGTAGAATTTTCGGCCCGCCGGACCTGACGTCAACACCGAACTGGGCCAAACCTATCGTCGCAGCAGCGCTCAAGCTGGATCAATTCTAA
- a CDS encoding class I SAM-dependent methyltransferase: MHYRWKKITAASVPPVEHGTVLDVGAGTADLALLVEPRMGAHGRVIASDLNHAMLAEGLKKIDGKGLRGTITCLQANTEHLGFVDNCLPRRVEAGQ, translated from the coding sequence CTGCATTATCGCTGGAAGAAAATCACGGCCGCCTCCGTGCCTCCCGTTGAACACGGGACCGTGCTCGACGTCGGAGCCGGGACAGCCGATCTCGCGCTCCTCGTGGAGCCTCGGATGGGCGCGCATGGACGCGTCATCGCGTCGGATTTGAATCACGCCATGCTCGCCGAGGGATTGAAGAAGATCGATGGTAAAGGCCTGAGAGGAACAATCACGTGTTTACAGGCCAATACAGAACATCTTGGATTCGTCGACAACTGCCTTCCTAGGCGCGTCGAAGCCGGTCAATAG
- a CDS encoding addiction module protein, which produces MNHKELEAEIMKLDLDARAQLAEKLILSLDAPSEEENLRLWIAEAERRLRDLREGRAKEIPANEVFRRVRQALY; this is translated from the coding sequence ATGAATCATAAGGAACTGGAAGCCGAAATCATGAAACTTGACTTGGATGCGAGGGCGCAGCTCGCGGAAAAACTCATTTTGAGTTTGGATGCCCCCTCGGAAGAAGAAAATTTGCGGCTGTGGATTGCTGAAGCGGAGCGAAGACTCAGAGATCTGCGTGAGGGCAGAGCCAAAGAAATACCCGCCAATGAGGTGTTTCGCCGGGTGCGACAAGCTCTTTATTGA